ggcggataattttagaaagcgagggtccagattgtctagcccagctaatTTGTACAGGTACAGGttctgcagctctttcagaacatctgctatctggatgtgggtgaaggagaagctggggaggtttgggcaagtagctgcggggggtgcggagctgttggccggggttggggtagccaggaggaaagcatggccagctgtagagaaagcttattgaaattctcgattatcgtggatttatcggtggtgacagtgttacctggcctcagtgcagtgggcagctgggaggaggtgctcttattctccatggactttacagtgtcctaaaactttttggagttaagagctacaggatgcaaatttctgtttgaaaagctagcctttgctttcctgactgtattggttcctgacttccctgaaaagttgcatatcgcagggactatttgatgctagtgcagtccgccacaggatgtttttgtgctggtcaagggcagtcaggtctggagtgaaccaagggctatatctgttcttagttctacattttttgaaaggggcatgcttatttaagatggtgaggaaattactttgaaagaacgaccaggcatcctcgactgacgggatgaggtcaatatccttccaggatacccgggccaggtcgattagaaaggtctgctcgcattagtgttttagggagcgtatgacagtgatgaggggtggtcgtttgacctcggacccatagcggatgcaggcaatgatcgctgagatcctgattgaaaacagcaggggGGTTGTATTTGGAGGGAAATTTGGTCAgaataatatctatgagggtgcccatgtttacagatttaggatTTAAATAACAAAGATGTCAAATCAGGTAGCCCACATTTAAATCTGAAGGATTAATGGTTTGTATTGACTGAAACGCAGCTAAGGTTTTGATATCTGGTAATAAGTGTGAATAGAAAAGCTACATTGCTTGCAAATGCGATTTTGTCACGCTCCCTTCTAACGTGTCctgtgctctctctaattctctctttctccttctttatttctctctctcggaggacctgagccctaggaccatgcctcaggactatctggcttgatgactccttgctgtccccagttcacctggccgtgctgctgctccagttccaactgttctgcctgcagctatggaaccctgacctgttcaccggacgtgctacctgtcccagacctgctgttttcaactctctagagacagcaggagcggtagagatactctcaaagatcggctatgaaaaagccaactgacacttacccttgtgttgctgacttgttgcaccctcgacaactactatgattattattatttgacaatgctggtcatttatgaacatttaaacatctaggccatgtgctgttataatctccacccggcacagccagaagaggactggccacccctcatagcctggttccgctctaggtttcttcctaggttttggcctttctagggagtttttcctagccacagtgcttctacacatgcattgcttgctgtttggggttttaggctgggtttctgtacagcactttgagatatcagctgatgtaagaagggctatataaatacatttgattgaatttgattcTGTGCGGTTTGTGAACGTCCTGAAAGCTCCTCCATTCAAAAGTTAAAGACAAATAGGAAAACAAACTGCTCCGTCACAACGGTTTATAGCAGAATAGGCATCTGGAATATTGGGTGGGACATGTTCCCCTCACATGCCAAATACACCTACCCATGTTATCAATGAGAAATTCACAAGTTAAAACAATATGTATGATTTAGGACAGTTCGCAGACTGTCAGTGTTTTTTCAGTTTAGGTGGTCAGAATTGATCAGCGATGTTGTAATCGTGTGAGTGCACAACATATGATTAACATTTAGCACACTTACCCAGAGAGACTCAAAATGGAGCGCTCTCATTGGGGTGTAGGTTTTGACCATAAACTGAAGGTAGGTAGGGGCTATAACCCTTGCTGCACAGTAGGCAAGCATCAGGGTCTGAAACTGGATGCAAGCTTCTACTGGGAGCCAGCGGTGAATGCGGGGGGGGACGACTTGACACCAGGCACGCTGTGGCGTTCTGGTTGAGTTTCAGGGGTATGATGACACTGGAGCTAGGAGCCCAGCCAGCAGAGTTACTGTAATCTAGACGTGCGATAAATCTGGGTTATTCCAGACGTATAGTGCCTGGACTAGGAACACAACATACTTTGAtaaatcacacaaaaaaaaaaaactcaaagGCCAAATCAAAATAATTTATTTTTTTGGGTGACATTTCATACAGAATTCTAGAATTTAGTGTCTCAAACACTTAAAAATCGATCCGTTGCTATATTTGCTTGTTGCCACCCCAAACCCAAAATTTACAGAAGAATTCTACTGAAAACATTATggagtcaaaaaaaaaaaaaactattcctGTAGATTTTCAAGCTTGTCAACATTAATATCATTACCATATGCTTCTAAAATTCTTTCACATTACTTGAACAGTAAGATTCTTTTTAAAAACAAGTTAGTGCATCACCACACTACATTACTAGCTGCTCACAACTCATTCATGAATAAACAGCCTCTGAGCGATTAACTCAATTATAAATGGCATTACTAAACCCAAAGTCAATGCATCAAGTATTTCTCTCAGCTGAAATCTCAAACAATATACAAAATGTCATCATCTGCGTGCTTCTTTGTCAattcgctctacctctctctcacacacacacacacacacacacacacacacacacacacacacacaccttggggaaaccagccaaccaacagtaggattaaaataaataaaatttaagAAGTAAATAATGTTGTACAGTCCAAACTGAAAATCCTCATGTCAAATTTCTGTCTGTTTTTATCCAATTTTAGAACTGCAAACTCACcctaaaaacaacaaaaaaaactaaacaatatGGTGGTAGATACCCATCTTTGACAAAAGCCAGCCTCCCTTCCTCTGGATGTTCAGCATTAGAACCAATACATTCTTCCACACAGGGCTCTAGCAaagggttaataataataataataataataccataCAGCATAGGATACTACATCTCTTCAGTTCAACTGGGACAAAGAGTTTCCCCCCTGAAGGACTACATTACTAAGCCGACCTTTCAACTCAgtgttcatcccaaatggcatcctggtccctatatagtgcaatactattgacgagggccctggtcaaaagttatggcactatatagggactaggatgccatttgggacatagaagCTTACCCTACCACGTCAACTAGAACTATAGGCAGCTGGCACATAGCACATGAAAATGGTCTGATTGTTTAACCCTTTACTTGGCTGCCAAATCTACTATATAGGCTAGCTAAATCCATCTCTGTTAACAGCACTCTTTAGCCCAGGGTTCCCAAACGTGGTCCCGGGTGCACATccagttttttgccctagcactacacagccaaTTTAAATGACTCATCATCAACCTTTGATGATTTGAAATCAGATGTGTGGTGTTAGgataaaaaccaaaacgtgcaccggggggggcaggactgagtttgggaaacactgcactACCCCTACTTCAATCATACTTCTAAACCatcttttttaaatttatttttacaATACACAAAAATGTGTTGCTAAACCTGAATATTCTGCATTGATGTAGGGAGAAACCAAACAGATCTCACCAAGACCATTCAGGCCAACCCAAGTAGTCAGGTTTGACCACATCAACCTttcagcctggtcccagatctatttgtGCTCTTACCAACCCCACTGTTGTCAATGTCAAGCCAAACATGACACTTCCATAAGTAaaggcagaaacagactggcatccATCAACATATATTTCCTAAGTTTCCAAATACAAACATATCAGGAAATGAAGATAAAAGAGATGAAAGAACTTGAAAATGAACAGGTTTGGACCAGGAAACTGCTATCTAAACAGGCTGAGGAGTGCTCTTACCCCAAGTGGACCTCAGTTTGCAACAACAAAGCAGAGTCACATACAGTtaactgacaaaataatggaaacatttGAGTAAATGAGATCAACAccagtgtggttcctgagttaattaagcaattaacctCCCATCACGCTTAAGGTTGAGTAAATAAATGCTGgccaggccattattttggctaccatggctatgccaatataggatgacaatgcccccatccatagAGCACTGtcaatgtaaaccatatgccatggctgtcagtcaccagatctcaaccaaaTTAAACACTTATGGTAGATTCTGGAGTGgtgcctgagacagtgttttccaccaccaaccAAACACCAAATTAGGAATTTATTGTGGAATAATGGTGTCACATCCTTCCAAtacagttccagacacttgtagaatcaatGCCAATGTGCACTCAGTCTTTCCTGGCAGATCATGGTGGCCTAATGTCCCATTAAGAGATACTTTATGTTGGggatttcctttattttggcagttacctgtatatgccACAGACAGCTCAAGGGGGGGAGGAAAACAAGCATAAAACTGTAACTTGATTATTACCAATTATTTTGGTTGAATTCTTTACTGATAACATAGGTGAGCCAATCATTAAACAACGCTCAAATCATCTTTAACATTTTTCATGAATAAACATTAAGAGGATCATGTCTAACTGGCCAATTTCAGGTAGTTGATTCTTGAATCCCAATGAGCTGTTCATTTGTTCCATGAAAACCAGTGAACTGAACCGTAGCACTGTCCCAATCGGTTTGCTTAGCAACAATCGACGCATAAAACAGATATCTCAATCAATCACATCTTATTTCAGTCAGTCATTCATCTTTGCCGAACGTAcacaaaagaaaaaaataagatatTGTCGTTGTTAGTGATATCTTTGTTATGTACACAACATATGCATGTATGTTAAGTTCTTTAGTGCATATGTTCCTTGTAGACCAACATCTATTGTTTAAAATCTAAAGGGCCTTAATACAGGGCCCAGTGTGCAACCTCTCCCCAGGCAGAGTAGCAAAGGAAACTAACTCCAAATAAATCACTGATTTGAAAAATTCTGCTAATAGATTTGTTTACGAGgcctaaattatatatttttcctTTTTCCAAATCACTCCGAAAGATAGATGATACTTGTTTAGATGTTGGTTCTTTCTCCTGGATGTCCCCAGTCTTCCATTTTAACTTCATTAACTAAttacatttctttctttctctgggaCAATGTTCCAGGAGGTGGGCGGTGGGGTGGGTTACCACTAAGGTTGTTGCTTTTATATGCACTGattttctttatatatatatatatatatgtatgtcacacttgtttgtttgtttttgtcagTCATATCAGAAGTTTTACTTTGGCGATACCGGGGGGATGTTCTGCTCTTTGCCAGTGTGTCGGGGGCCTCCTTGGGGGGAGCTGCGTCGGGCCAGTTGGGGACCCCGTCTCTGTTCATGGAACTTGAGGCCCCCAGAGCCCCCCTGTCTGGGGGGTCCATTGTTGCGGTAGTACCGTCCATCCCGAGAGTCACGGTCTCGATGGTCACGATCACGTGGTCGGCTCTCCTTGcactcccagcccccatccctctctctctcctgggccTTGTCCTGCCGGTCTCCCCTGGTGTGGTCTTCTGGGCTGGCGGTGGAGCTGGATCCTGGCTCCTCTGCCTTGTTGACGCGCTGCTCACGCAGCGGCTGGGCTGGTGTGGAGGAGGCTGGGGGGCCTGGAGGGGGGGCTCGCTGGCACACCTCGGCATAGCTGAGCTTGCGGGGCTCCTGAACGAGACAGAAAAAATACAAATGAGTTAACAGATGTAGATGTTTGGGCTAAGGTTAGAGAAGGGAAATCAATTACATTTCATAAGACAAAGAAGCAATCCTTATGTAACACAGATCCATCATGTGTAAATGGCTAGAGTAGAGGTCCAGTATGATCCATGGCGTCTTACCAGTGGTGCAGGGGTAGTAGTGGTGGAGGCCAGGGTGCTCGGggtagctggtgtagaggacaCTGTGCTGGGTTGGGGCTTGGGGCCAGGCACAGCTGGCTGTGTGGAGGGGGGTCCGGTTGGGTTGGCCCCAGAGGTAGCAGGTCTATGTGGGGTGACTTTGGGGGCTGAGGGCTCTGCCACCCTATCCCACTTCTTCTCCTGATGTGGTACACTACAGAAGAAAATTAAAAACTCCATTAGGACTGAGGCAGACCTGTACCTCCCTATTTGACCTCTACATATTATGATTGTAGTCAATTCAACCTTTACATGAAAATGCTAAGGAGCAGAATGACCAGCTGATAGGCCTAAGTAGAATACCTTCCACTCGTAGGACTTCAATTAGTTTCTAAACAAAGGAGTACGTGAAATGACAGGACAACTGTGACCCTCAAAAAAATGAGCTGACTTCAGCCTGTTTCCTTACCTGGGGGCTGGGACAGGGGTGGGGGGTGCGTGAGGGTGTACAGCAAGTTTGGCTGTAGGCTGAACAAGActagacacagacactgcctcctCATGTCCTGGGGCTGGGCCGGCACTCACTTCCTTGTTGGCTAGTTCCGTTGTCTACAGAGAGGAGGGCACACTGACGTGAGCATATGACTTGATCTGCATGTGTAACTCCCATTTTTCATTCATGTGTCAATGTGTAATTTATACAACAGTCTGAGTTAAGTGTATCCATCTCAGTATTAAGGGATGAACAACCACATGGATCCAGTGTTTACCTTGTCCCTGTTCAGTCCTCGCACCACATCAGACATCCTGTTCTCCAGTAGGGGCTCTCCCTGGGTACTGGCCACACAGCCCGGCAGCGGGGGGAAACTAGTAGTAGCCAGGTCAAACTTAGGGGGCGCCACCTTTACCTCAGCCAGAGGGATGGGTCTCTGGAAGGACCAAGAGAGAACATTATAAACATGTTAATGCCCTCAATGAGGAAATTCATTACGCACCATAAAACTCAATGTACAGCCACACAATGTAACAGACATTAAACCATAAGCTTAAAAACAACAGACATGCACCAGGAAGTAGATAACCGGTTTGGTCCTAATTAAATACGTTATTCAAAAGCTAACTCTACATTATTACTGTAGTTCATTTTGTAACGTTACCGTGATCCGctcgtcctctctcctccttcgcGTGCCTCTGTATGTCGTCCTTCTGTAATGGAGGACAGAAGACATGCTTCTCTTTTAGAGATGGTGCTGAAATTTGTACACTTGGTTCTCTGTAAACTGGTTGGTTTTATTTACATTCTCCATCTCAGACCTTCAGATCTCATAATCTTAGCGCTCATCGGGACAGGTGCAGAAGATAATAGCTtcagggagaggaggagcagaggtagagaggaggagcagaggtagagaggaggagcagaggtagagagggggagcagaggtagagagggggagcagaggtAGAGAAAGAATCCCAAAGCCCTTCTCACTCCACAGCCTGATTTCCCTCCTGTGCATCAAGTTGTCATCACTAGGTCTGAGATGACTCAAAGGAATTCACCACTTCAAAAACCCAACTTCATTGTTCCAATGGGGGGACAACACCTCACTGTGTGTTACGTCATAACATCTGGTCCAGAGAATGTTTACCAGTTAAAACACCAAGGTTAATAATAGTGTCAGCCTCACCTTCCGCGTACAGACATGCTTCCGTCATCGTTGGGGtccgaggaggtggaggagaggtgggggaaggTTGAGATCGGGTCCGGAGGTGTCTGGGTCTGCAGGGGCCCAGGGTTGGTGGTGGGGGGCTGAGGGCTCCTCAGGCCAGTCAAGCTCTCCAGGGGGACAGGGGCCACAGATGTAGGGGTCACTTCACCTGGTCTCCCCACCTGGGGTTTCACATGGTTCCTGGAGGACGAAGGAGATGTGATAACAGATCCGACCAGGTTTAGATACATCTGGGTCGTATTCAATAGGCCCCAAACAGAAAACTGACAAACAGGGAGGGACTTCCAGTACTAAACCaaaaagaaaaatgtaattgttgcaaaatgttttactacggtgtgccctaatgaatacgacccagagTTAGAGGCTAATCTTGGCACAACTGGGACGGGAATATGTGGTGGGCAATAAAATAATAGCATGCAATATGTTGGCCAACTCCTGATGACAAATACAGAGGCAAGCAAAGAAAACCACAAAAAGATGAACTTGGTAAGAGAGTATTACAATACTTCCTCTTTTCCCCTTCCTTCCATTGGTTCGTTTTTTCCAATCCATACTTGAAGACCTTCAGATTTCAATCTTAGCACTCATTGGGACAGATATAGATAAATAAATTcaatgagagggagaggagcgcaCCAGACCTAATCTCTACAGCCTGCACTTCCTCTATGAACATCAATTATTTCATCTTAAGGTCCAACCAGTGTTTGCATAAAAGTACAATAGAACGTGACACTTTCATTGTGTGTTCCTGCTATGGTCGGATTCTTAcaaatgtaaactcagcaaaaaaaagaaatggccctttttcaggaccctgtctttcaaagataattcataaaaatccaaataacttccaagcttttcattgtaaagggtttaaacaccatttcccatgcttgttcaaacaaccataaacaattaataaacatgcacctgtagaacagtcgttaagacactaacagcttacagacggtaggcaattaaggtcacagttatgaaaacttaggacactaaagaggactttctactgactctgaaaaacacaaaagatacccagggtccctgctcatctgcgtgaacgtgtcttaggcatgctgcaaggaggcatgaggactgcagatgtggccagggaaataaattgcaatgtccgtcctgtgagacgcctaagacagcgctacagggagacaggacggagagctgatcgtcctcgcagtggcagaccacgtgtagcaaCACCTGCACATGATCGGTCCATCCGAATATCACACCtgtaggacaggtacaggatgacaactgcctgagttacaccatgaactcacaatccctccatcagtgctcagattctcagcctattgcggacaggggctggactgaggtcttgtaggcctgttgtaaggcaggtcctcaccagacatcaccggcaacaacgtcgcctatgggcacaaacccaccgtcgctggaccagacaggactggcaaaaagtgctcttcactgacgagtcgcggttttgtctcacctggggtgatggtcggattcgcgtttatcgttgaaggaatgagcgttacatcgaggcctgtactctggagcgggatcaatttggaggtggagggtccgtcatggtctggggcggtgtcacAGCATCAACAAACTGAGCCTGTTGACATTGCAGGCAGGCAATCTCAAACGCTGtgctttacagggaagacatcctcctccttcatgtggtacccttcctgcaggctcatcctgacatgaccctccagcatgacaatgccaccagtcatactgctcgttctgtgcgtgatttctggCAAGACGgcagtcagtgttctgccatggccagcgaagagcccggatctcaatcccattgagcacgtctgggacctgttggatcggagggtgagggctagggccattccccccagaaatgtccgggaacttgcagatgccttggtggaaaagtggggtaacatctcacagcaagaactggcaaatctggtgcagtccatgaggaggagatgcactgccgtacttaatgcagctggtggccacatcagatactgactgttacttttgattttgaccccccctttgttcagagatacattattccatttctgttattcacatctgtggaacttgttcagcttatgtctcagttgttgattcttatgttcatacaaatatttacatatgttaagtttgctgaaaataaaagcagttcacagtgagaggacatttctttttttgctgagtttatttgttaaaaaGCAGTGGATGCATTTCTCAATGTAAACCACCAAACAATATTAAAAAGTGGTTTCCTGTACCAGTTCTCCAGCTCAAAttagattacttttaaattcaggttgAAATGGCAGTTGACAAATGAAAATGTACCAGACAAATATTTTGGACTGACCAAATCTCAATTCCCCTGGCTACAGCAGCTAGTGGTCTTATTTATACAGTCATCA
The window above is part of the Salmo salar chromosome ssa15, Ssal_v3.1, whole genome shotgun sequence genome. Proteins encoded here:
- the LOC106572789 gene encoding la-related protein 4 isoform X2, producing MILFLEVTSKGAGLNPNAKVWQAPADGPDGAQWSPADITEGYSESVPSTGCKPYSVGFTTLEDSGSAAAATAEITVNGMDPPDLAYTPAETTTGTLGETKLTEEQPLSSENLTESLKKELEFYFSRENLSKDLYLMSQMDSDQFVPIWTIASMESIKALTTDMELILDVLRSSPMVQVDEQGEKVRPDHKRCIIILREVPETTPVEEVEALFKSDDCPKVISVEFAHNNNWYITFQSDTDAQQAHRYLREEVKTFQGKPIMARIKAINTFFAKNGYRSMDSSLYTAQQSAPTQTQYNPNLYMQHVYSPQQQYPLYGIVPQTWTTSPTPYFETPLAPFPNSGFVNGFTSPGHYKTGNNSLHVTRPFNRNRNHVKPQVGRPGEVTPTSVAPVPLESLTGLRSPQPPTTNPGPLQTQTPPDPISTFPHLSSTSSDPNDDGSMSVRGRRTTYRGTRRRREDERITRPIPLAEVKVAPPKFDLATTSFPPLPGCVASTQGEPLLENRMSDVVRGLNRDKTTELANKEVSAGPAPGHEEAVSVSSLVQPTAKLAVHPHAPPTPVPAPSVPHQEKKWDRVAEPSAPKVTPHRPATSGANPTGPPSTQPAVPGPKPQPSTVSSTPATPSTLASTTTTPAPLEPRKLSYAEVCQRAPPPGPPASSTPAQPLREQRVNKAEEPGSSSTASPEDHTRGDRQDKAQERERDGGWECKESRPRDRDHRDRDSRDGRYYRNNGPPRQGGSGGLKFHEQRRGPQLARRSSPQGGPRHTGKEQNIPPVSPK
- the LOC106572789 gene encoding la-related protein 4 isoform X1, producing MSSDQGGEPRLLQEEADPGPKTCGEGETPLGIGVGSGGMVTSKGAGLNPNAKVWQAPADGPDGAQWSPADITEGYSESVPSTGCKPYSVGFTTLEDSGSAAAATAEITVNGMDPPDLAYTPAETTTGTLGETKLTEEQPLSSENLTESLKKELEFYFSRENLSKDLYLMSQMDSDQFVPIWTIASMESIKALTTDMELILDVLRSSPMVQVDEQGEKVRPDHKRCIIILREVPETTPVEEVEALFKSDDCPKVISVEFAHNNNWYITFQSDTDAQQAHRYLREEVKTFQGKPIMARIKAINTFFAKNGYRSMDSSLYTAQQSAPTQTQYNPNLYMQHVYSPQQQYPLYGIVPQTWTTSPTPYFETPLAPFPNSGFVNGFTSPGHYKTGNNSLHVTRPFNRNRNHVKPQVGRPGEVTPTSVAPVPLESLTGLRSPQPPTTNPGPLQTQTPPDPISTFPHLSSTSSDPNDDGSMSVRGRRTTYRGTRRRREDERITRPIPLAEVKVAPPKFDLATTSFPPLPGCVASTQGEPLLENRMSDVVRGLNRDKTTELANKEVSAGPAPGHEEAVSVSSLVQPTAKLAVHPHAPPTPVPAPSVPHQEKKWDRVAEPSAPKVTPHRPATSGANPTGPPSTQPAVPGPKPQPSTVSSTPATPSTLASTTTTPAPLEPRKLSYAEVCQRAPPPGPPASSTPAQPLREQRVNKAEEPGSSSTASPEDHTRGDRQDKAQERERDGGWECKESRPRDRDHRDRDSRDGRYYRNNGPPRQGGSGGLKFHEQRRGPQLARRSSPQGGPRHTGKEQNIPPVSPK